The genomic stretch AACAGATATACAACCGTGtacgcatatacatatatatgtgtatgtctGCTCTGTGTGGCGATACGCGTACAGAATGCAGCGCAACAAAGGAACTTGCAATTTGGCATCTTCCACGATCATAATATATTCAAAAGTCTGACTGCGACTAATGGCGCGTAGCGTAGTACCGCTCAACTGCGGAGCACGATGGCAAGAGAGAGTCAATGCCCGTAAAACACCCGACTCTTTCTGCGTCCGGAAAGGCCACGAAAAGCTTTCCATGTGCTCTAACGCGTGGGTAAACAGCTCGGACTGCCAGGCACCGACACGCGTTGCAGCCGTTGAGACCAGAcaaggcgaggccgcagcctgGTTGGGAGGCCAGCGGACGAGATAAGGAATTTGACATCTGCTGTCGTCGGCGTTATCGATTTATAGTAAGCAAAACTCGCGGTTTTCGGCGTCCACAAAAAACGGTCGAAGCCTCCCACAAGAGGAACGCATTCAAGCACGACACGTCAGCCGCGCCCGCTACCAGCTCTCGTGGACATTCCGTTTCTATCGCTTGCCGCGCTGCTCCCCGCAAGCTGATCCTGGCGGGAGAGCGCAAATCCTTTATGcaccggcgggcgcgcgcgcggctcgatTCAAGCTTATTCACGAAACGTCTACTCTCTCAACTGCGTGCACACTGGTCTACGATTCCTATTAGGATAGTGCTCACGTCGAAGACCACGGTGTGCTTTCCACACATCAGAGCAGTTGTTGCAACTCATCCAGTCGCCACGAGATTCTGAGTACCGCAATGCTCGGTCTCAGAACGGCGCCGACTTTTTTGCTAGCTAAGCCGTCGGCCTCTCCGTGGAGTCCGGTTCGCCGTTGGCCAAGATTTCCTCCGGCTTCATGATCACGGCGATGTTGTACACCTGCGCCATAAAAACGCCCAGATACAACAGGTTCAATATTGGATGTGTAAGCTTTCCGACATACACAAAACACCGACTATCCGAACACTTAAGCGGGATATTAGCGCGGTGACATTCTATCCTGAACTCTGGGGTTAACACGGAACTGCCTCTGAGTGCCACAATCCGGAAACGAAACGAGAGACGGGCACCGGGTATGAAAGCCGTACGATGAAAAATGTCGAGACAACTCGCGCACATCGCATCAATACAAATGGCAATGGAGCAGACGACTATGTGAAGTCAGGCAACGATATTTGAAGCAAGCACGAAATACACACAGTCAGCAAGCTGTAACGTGAAGGCTACAGAGTGCATCACCCCTGGAAGCTGCGCATAAAACATCAGAGCGATTCAAACACACACGCACTTGACTGAAAAACACGAGGGGTGCTTACTTCTAAGAAAAAACTACGCAACATACCGCACCCATATGCAAAGAAGACCACGATTCGCGGAGCAGAGACAAGCGCCCACAGCGAACCGAATGGAACTGAGTCTCAGCAAAACTGATAGCAAACCGCACTCACCTTGCCTAGAACAGAGTACTGAGCGCACTGCATGCCACGGAAGCACGCACCTTCACCTGTGACACAAGCGCGGTCAGGGAGCCAGGAGCCGAGACGACACATGGATGCAGCAAGGTTACGTGCATATCACACTTCTGACAAGAGGAAAGTGTAATTTGCGTGTCTGACTGACGGTATGACTGGTTGATAAGCTCTGCCGGAGAATGTCCGATGTGACCTCCATAAATCACACAGTGCGCTGAACCGTGTATCAGGAAACACGGTATTCCCCTGAGAGCAAATGAAGAAGGATATGAATGCGAGCGTGAAGCAGAGACATCTGCGTGCCGCTAGCTTCCACAGTGTGTGCCTCCCCAACTGTGGCGAGGTCTATCTCTCAGAAATAAGCACACAGAGACCTTCCATTCACCGCTCATTTGCCAAGAAACGGTTACCAGTTCGCTTCTGCGTAAGTGACCTACCAACATTTGGAGTGACGGCAACAGCAATGCATTTAGGATACAAGAGGTCGTTAATCAGCGTCGGGATGTGCTTCTGTCGAGCTGTACGCAAGTCGCGGCACGGAGGAACA from Besnoitia besnoiti strain Bb-Ger1 chromosome X, whole genome shotgun sequence encodes the following:
- a CDS encoding hypothetical protein (encoded by transcript BESB_016200), translating into MAKLRWKSASCTDRALQFMEVALQRVEEEAENAAESNGADDKARQKHIPTLINDLLYPKCIAVAVTPNVGEGACFRGMQCAQYSVLGKVYNIAVIMKPEEILANGEPDSTERPTA